From a single Corynebacterium kroppenstedtii DSM 44385 genomic region:
- a CDS encoding N5-glutamine methyltransferase family protein: MTYPRTSVRQMINNAGGRLRAAGVDSPRVDAELLMAHALTVKGAPGAEPVTRSSLFFRRQDHVDPDTAEFFESCISRREQREPLQHIMGTVRFAGIDLLVGPGAFVPRPETELIVEWAGKQLRRALDNRSDKDGSSKPVPTDYTIVDLCTGPGTLALGVAHAAGNALLSLHRDFREQKAVNPHVGSVGRLPRICIVGVDTSDVALDYARRNVEAFMQNWRAEALDAGLSEDDVDQLSVSLCAGDVTDPTIVKSIRDLCGRDMCDRERCDSDNPEPTRETTPELEVDIVVSNPPYVPENTAISPEVAADPHDAVFAGADGMSVIVPMMAVVEDLSGPGTVVAVEHDELNGPVTSQCLNDHGFTDVEIHKDLAGRDRFVTGIWAVHTRKA; this comes from the coding sequence ATGACGTATCCCCGTACATCTGTTCGCCAGATGATCAACAATGCCGGCGGACGACTGCGCGCTGCGGGGGTGGATTCTCCACGAGTCGATGCTGAGCTACTGATGGCACATGCGCTCACTGTTAAGGGCGCGCCGGGTGCGGAACCGGTCACACGGTCCTCGTTATTCTTCCGACGCCAAGACCACGTCGATCCCGACACGGCCGAGTTTTTCGAATCGTGCATTAGCCGACGTGAGCAGCGGGAACCCCTGCAGCACATTATGGGGACGGTGCGGTTCGCTGGGATCGACTTACTGGTTGGCCCGGGGGCTTTTGTTCCCCGTCCGGAAACCGAATTGATCGTGGAATGGGCGGGAAAACAACTCCGCAGGGCATTGGATAATCGGTCCGATAAAGACGGATCTTCGAAGCCTGTGCCGACGGATTACACCATCGTTGACTTGTGTACCGGGCCCGGAACCTTGGCGTTGGGTGTTGCACACGCGGCGGGTAACGCGTTGTTGTCCCTTCATCGCGACTTTCGGGAGCAGAAGGCCGTCAATCCGCACGTGGGAAGCGTCGGCAGACTCCCACGAATCTGCATCGTTGGCGTTGACACGAGTGACGTCGCACTAGATTACGCCCGTCGCAACGTCGAGGCCTTCATGCAGAATTGGCGGGCCGAAGCGTTAGATGCTGGCCTGTCAGAGGATGACGTCGATCAGCTCTCGGTGAGCCTGTGCGCAGGGGATGTCACAGATCCCACTATCGTGAAAAGCATTCGGGACTTGTGTGGCCGGGACATGTGTGATCGGGAGAGGTGTGACAGTGACAATCCTGAACCGACGCGTGAAACGACGCCTGAGCTGGAGGTGGATATCGTTGTTTCGAATCCACCCTATGTTCCCGAGAACACCGCGATTTCGCCCGAAGTCGCGGCCGATCCTCATGACGCCGTTTTCGCAGGTGCGGACGGAATGAGCGTGATCGTGCCGATGATGGCCGTGGTTGAGGATTTGTCCGGCCCCGGCACCGTCGTGGCTGTGGAACACGACGAGCTGAACGGGCCTGTGACCTCACAATGCTTGAACGATCACGGCTTTACCGATGTAGAAATACATAAGGACTTAGCCGGACGCGATAGGTTTGTGACGGGCATTTGGGCCGTACACACGAGGAAAGCGTAA
- the prfA gene encoding peptide chain release factor 1 codes for MATHVSAVDDIVSEYQGLEAQLADPDLHNDAARARKVGKRFSELQPIIQTNDRLNAVTDDLEAAEEMAHEDQEFAAEAERLREEKEELSDKLADLLAPRDPHDGDDIVMEVKSGAGGEEAALFAGELVRMYQRYADKHGFAIDVLDDAPTDLGGIKDITMSIRSKKPSRDGAWSVFKFEGGVHRVQRVPVTESQGRIQTSAAGVLVYPEPDEIEDVEIDDKDIRVDVYRSSGKGGQGVNTTDSAVRITHLPTGLIVTCQKERSQIQNKARAMQVLAARLQQMKEEEAEAAASADRAAQVRTMDRSERIRTYNFPENRISDHRINYKAHNLDQVLDGDLDDLFSALQSAERAERLEAE; via the coding sequence ATGGCGACGCATGTTTCGGCGGTCGACGACATTGTTTCGGAATATCAAGGGCTCGAAGCTCAATTAGCTGATCCTGATTTGCACAACGACGCTGCTCGCGCGCGGAAGGTGGGGAAGCGGTTCTCTGAGCTTCAGCCCATCATTCAGACGAATGACCGGTTAAATGCCGTCACCGACGATCTCGAAGCCGCTGAGGAAATGGCCCACGAAGACCAGGAATTCGCTGCGGAGGCCGAGCGTCTTCGGGAGGAAAAAGAGGAGCTATCGGATAAGCTAGCTGACCTTTTGGCTCCGCGGGATCCCCATGATGGCGATGACATTGTGATGGAAGTGAAGTCCGGTGCGGGCGGAGAAGAAGCGGCCCTCTTCGCCGGCGAATTAGTGCGGATGTACCAGCGCTACGCGGACAAACACGGCTTCGCGATCGACGTCCTGGACGACGCTCCCACGGACCTCGGGGGAATTAAAGACATCACCATGTCTATTCGCTCCAAGAAACCGTCCCGGGACGGTGCGTGGAGCGTGTTCAAGTTTGAGGGCGGTGTCCACCGTGTTCAGCGAGTTCCCGTCACCGAATCCCAGGGACGTATCCAGACTTCCGCTGCCGGTGTCCTCGTTTATCCGGAACCGGATGAGATTGAGGATGTCGAGATTGATGACAAGGACATTCGCGTCGATGTGTATCGCTCATCCGGTAAAGGTGGCCAGGGTGTGAACACGACGGACTCCGCTGTCCGCATCACACACTTGCCGACGGGCCTGATTGTGACGTGTCAGAAAGAACGTAGCCAAATCCAGAACAAGGCACGCGCGATGCAGGTTCTGGCCGCTCGGTTGCAACAGATGAAGGAAGAAGAAGCAGAGGCTGCGGCGTCGGCTGATCGTGCTGCTCAGGTGCGGACCATGGATCGTTCGGAGCGAATTCGTACATACAATTTCCCCGAAAACCGCATTTCTGACCACAGAATTAATTACAAGGCGCACAACCTCGACCAGGTTCTCGACGGCGACCTGGATGACCTCTTCTCTGCGCTGCAGTCCGCAGAGCGCGCCGAGCGACTCGAGGCAGAATGA